From Novipirellula galeiformis, the proteins below share one genomic window:
- a CDS encoding phosphatidate cytidylyltransferase — MNVLSQLAISTTDLTSSMNPTFSLSGGCGLLANAQWLSNRTYILLAVILTALGIATIVGEVLSRREPMGIESALIARFNHKVRVWWMMLAIFVFGFVLHRVGVVVLFGFVSFWALREFITMTPTRRGDHRTLFWVFFVFTPLQYILIGLGSSAPSWITSDPNRDFYDFYSIMIPVYASLFIPARAAIAGDYKRFLERSAKIQSGLLICVYSLSYAPALLDLDLVQTGNIPWDGSNVSLLVFFVLIAQLASVFERTWGKLAGRKVIAEKINASRTWEGFLGSMVTTGLVAAALSWATPFHPWEAWVLGAIVTVMACAGTMTISAIKRDRGVTDTGTLVQGHAGLLDQIDSMCFAAPVFYHLTRFFWSA; from the coding sequence GTGAACGTTTTAAGCCAACTTGCCATTTCAACGACCGATTTAACGTCGTCGATGAACCCTACTTTTTCCCTGTCAGGGGGATGTGGTCTGCTAGCAAACGCTCAGTGGTTGTCCAATCGCACCTACATTCTGCTAGCTGTCATTTTGACGGCGCTTGGGATTGCCACGATTGTTGGGGAAGTGCTTTCGCGACGCGAACCGATGGGGATCGAGTCGGCGCTGATCGCTCGTTTCAACCACAAAGTGCGTGTTTGGTGGATGATGCTAGCCATCTTTGTCTTCGGCTTTGTGCTCCATCGGGTCGGGGTCGTGGTGCTGTTTGGATTCGTCTCGTTTTGGGCGTTACGTGAGTTTATTACGATGACGCCGACACGGCGTGGAGACCATCGGACGCTGTTTTGGGTGTTTTTTGTCTTCACCCCGCTGCAATACATTTTGATTGGGTTGGGCAGTAGCGCTCCAAGTTGGATCACGTCAGACCCGAACCGCGATTTCTATGATTTCTATAGCATCATGATTCCGGTCTATGCGAGTTTGTTCATCCCGGCGCGGGCGGCGATCGCGGGCGACTACAAGCGGTTCCTCGAACGCAGTGCAAAAATCCAATCGGGGTTGCTGATCTGCGTTTATTCGCTCAGCTACGCTCCAGCCCTATTGGATCTCGATTTGGTACAAACCGGAAACATTCCTTGGGACGGCAGCAATGTGAGTCTGTTGGTTTTCTTTGTATTAATTGCACAGCTTGCCTCGGTGTTTGAACGGACCTGGGGCAAGCTCGCGGGCCGCAAAGTGATCGCCGAGAAAATCAATGCCTCACGAACCTGGGAAGGCTTTTTGGGCTCGATGGTGACCACCGGACTCGTTGCGGCAGCACTCTCATGGGCCACGCCGTTTCATCCTTGGGAAGCTTGGGTCCTGGGGGCGATTGTGACCGTGATGGCATGTGCCGGAACGATGACGATCAGTGCGATCAAACGCGACCGAGGCGTGACCGATACTGGCACGCTCGTGCAAGGTCACGCGGGATTGTTGGACCAGATCGACTCCATGTGTTTTGCAGCTCCCGTCTTCTATCACCTCACTCGATTCTTTTGGTCAGCATGA
- a CDS encoding outer membrane beta-barrel protein, translated as MFSLIQTRRGTVANIARGVVILAMVKWLSPPSAIAQSPTAGNHSEVPQPLVVETPWQFHGNGTNQNADAIMPWSDRTSAIAHDTNNQDVTDSEGETWSYLSDGEFQPLHCRTCDLQEQRWGFNRRPFQLGGWIQQGVTLNPDSPRNHSNAPVLFNDRSNDYQLNQFYVYAGKQVQVDGTGWDWGARVDLNYGTDSRFVTVPGLEKHNDRTRKWNSETSKFGLAMPQAYLDIATPLGPYGSTFRAGHFYALGGYETFAAPDNFFYSHSYTYVYGEPFTHSGGMWHAKLTPTLSVAVAATTGWDSFYNELDGWGTRFGIVKELNEGQTTIALTAHTGDDFTGITTSQGTSYDSRTWASIVLKHYLNTKLYYVFQGDYGRQEQAVIKLDNSNNTIAFDAGQWWGLNQYLVYQISHQWASGMRVEWFRDDGNSRVGVPIEYVNSGPAFLGSDYYAITGGVNYKPHPNVLFRNEIRWDGSDVQSNASVPGGIAGIRPFDDRSDQDQLTIAMDLIVLF; from the coding sequence ATGTTTTCACTCATCCAGACGCGTCGAGGTACCGTCGCCAACATTGCTCGCGGAGTCGTCATCCTCGCGATGGTGAAGTGGTTGTCCCCGCCATCAGCGATCGCACAATCGCCAACCGCCGGTAATCACAGCGAAGTACCTCAGCCTCTTGTCGTGGAAACCCCGTGGCAGTTCCATGGGAATGGAACGAATCAAAATGCGGACGCGATCATGCCATGGAGCGATCGGACGTCGGCAATAGCCCATGACACCAACAACCAAGATGTTACCGACTCCGAGGGGGAAACGTGGAGCTATCTTTCGGATGGTGAATTTCAACCGTTGCACTGTAGGACCTGTGACCTTCAGGAACAGCGTTGGGGATTTAATCGGCGGCCCTTTCAGCTAGGTGGTTGGATTCAGCAAGGCGTGACGCTGAATCCCGACAGTCCACGAAACCATTCCAATGCTCCGGTGCTATTCAATGATCGATCCAACGACTACCAACTCAACCAATTCTACGTGTACGCCGGCAAGCAAGTTCAAGTCGATGGCACGGGTTGGGATTGGGGTGCCCGAGTGGATCTAAACTACGGAACGGACAGTCGTTTTGTAACGGTTCCAGGTTTAGAGAAACACAATGACCGGACTCGCAAGTGGAATAGTGAAACATCGAAGTTTGGACTGGCCATGCCGCAGGCGTATTTGGACATTGCAACTCCGCTAGGCCCCTATGGCAGCACATTTCGAGCGGGGCATTTCTATGCTCTGGGTGGCTATGAAACATTTGCTGCACCCGACAACTTTTTCTACTCCCATTCTTACACTTACGTGTACGGCGAACCGTTTACACACTCTGGGGGAATGTGGCATGCAAAGTTGACTCCAACGTTGTCGGTTGCTGTTGCAGCGACGACGGGGTGGGATTCGTTCTACAACGAATTGGACGGATGGGGAACTCGATTTGGAATCGTGAAGGAGTTGAACGAGGGGCAAACTACGATTGCGTTAACAGCTCATACCGGGGACGACTTCACGGGCATCACCACCAGCCAAGGCACAAGTTACGATAGCCGGACTTGGGCAAGTATCGTGTTGAAGCATTATCTCAACACCAAACTCTATTATGTATTTCAGGGTGATTATGGGCGGCAAGAGCAAGCGGTAATCAAGCTGGACAATTCCAACAATACGATTGCGTTTGATGCGGGTCAGTGGTGGGGGCTGAATCAATATCTTGTCTATCAAATTAGCCACCAGTGGGCATCGGGAATGCGTGTCGAATGGTTCCGCGATGACGGAAATAGTCGCGTTGGTGTACCAATCGAATACGTAAATTCGGGTCCTGCCTTCCTTGGCAGTGACTACTACGCCATTACAGGGGGAGTTAACTATAAACCGCACCCAAACGTGTTGTTTCGAAACGAAATTCGCTGGGACGGTTCGGATGTCCAAAGCAATGCAAGTGTTCCGGGCGGGATCGCCGGAATTCGCCCATTCGATGATCGCAGTGATCAAGATCAGCTGACGATCGCAATGGACTTGATCGTTCTGTTTTAA
- a CDS encoding zinc metallopeptidase, with translation MMLYFLFALPPFLLGLYAQWKVKSAFTQMSKISTRMSGAQAARRMLDSAGLNSVGIEQVGGRLSDHYDPRAKVLRLSSDVYNGHTMAAVGVACHEAGHAFQDAQSYAPLMIRNAAVPAANFGSGAGIWMLLGGMWFGIPALAWIGVILFAAVVFFQVINLPVEFNASSRAREQLVSQGIIAGNEEHYVAKVLNAAALTYVAATLQSIMTLAYYLFILLGDRR, from the coding sequence ATGATGCTTTACTTTTTGTTTGCATTGCCCCCCTTTCTGCTTGGTCTTTACGCCCAGTGGAAGGTGAAGTCGGCATTTACGCAAATGAGCAAAATATCAACTCGGATGTCGGGGGCCCAAGCGGCTCGCCGGATGCTCGATAGTGCTGGGCTGAACTCGGTCGGAATCGAGCAAGTTGGCGGCAGATTGAGCGATCACTACGACCCGCGAGCGAAAGTATTGCGGCTGAGCAGCGACGTTTATAACGGGCATACCATGGCGGCGGTCGGCGTTGCTTGTCACGAAGCGGGGCACGCCTTCCAGGACGCTCAAAGTTATGCACCGCTGATGATTCGCAACGCCGCGGTACCGGCAGCGAACTTTGGTTCGGGTGCCGGGATTTGGATGCTGTTGGGCGGGATGTGGTTCGGCATCCCGGCGTTGGCTTGGATTGGCGTCATTTTGTTCGCGGCGGTCGTTTTTTTCCAAGTGATCAACTTGCCGGTCGAATTTAACGCCAGCTCACGGGCTCGCGAGCAACTTGTTTCTCAGGGAATTATCGCGGGCAACGAAGAGCATTACGTCGCCAAAGTTCTCAATGCGGCGGCATTGACCTACGTTGCCGCGACGCTGCAGTCGATCATGACGTTGGCGTATTACCTATTCATCCTGTTAGGCGATCGCCGCTAA
- a CDS encoding YjhG/YagF family D-xylonate dehydratase, giving the protein MSEPNYFGALENVSAVQTKAAGPTGKLPLSDEILRNWSSGDLFGLTQSVGMGFDPRRVLGDQYLILSTQGGVRNPDGSPVALGYHTGHWEVGLLVQAAAEQICKNEGVPFAAFVSDPCDGRTQGTQGMFDSLPYRNDAAMVMRRLIRSLPRRKGVIGIATCDKGLPAMMMALAGCSGLANVLVPGGVTLPPAVGEDAGKVQTIGVRYSRGEMSLEEASLEGCRACGTPGGGCQFLGTAATSQVVAEALGMTVPHAALAPSGQPIWTKLARDSAEASRQMVLRGQTLRDVLTDDAIYNAMLIHAAVGGSTNLLLHIPAIAAAAGLKRPDAAAFRKINQLVPRFVDCLPNGPVGHPTVRLFLAGGVPEVAWHLRELGLLRANALTITGQTWNELIDQWITSDRRQICRDRLAQADGVDPDEVIIAPAEATRRGMTSTVCFPSGNLCPEGSVIKSTSIDPSVIDEDNIYRKRGPARVFTTERDAIAAIKGQTEPAIQAGDVIVLIGRGPLGCGMEETYQITSALKYLSFGKDVALITDARFSGVSTGACIGHVGPEALAGGPIAKVRDGDLIEIEIDRVSLSGRVDLVQAAEAPESSAEEIFASRPPHPGLCVEANMPEDTRLWAALQQVGGGTWGGCVYDVDEIVATLQAGLKARQGQ; this is encoded by the coding sequence ATGAGCGAACCTAATTACTTCGGTGCTCTCGAAAACGTATCCGCCGTCCAAACCAAGGCCGCCGGACCGACCGGAAAACTTCCGCTTAGCGATGAAATCCTGCGTAATTGGAGCAGCGGCGATTTATTTGGGTTAACGCAAAGCGTCGGCATGGGCTTCGATCCACGGCGGGTGCTCGGCGACCAATATCTGATCCTCAGCACCCAGGGAGGCGTGCGGAATCCGGACGGTTCTCCGGTCGCGTTGGGCTATCACACCGGACACTGGGAAGTCGGGCTGTTGGTCCAGGCGGCGGCGGAACAGATCTGTAAAAACGAAGGGGTCCCCTTTGCTGCCTTCGTCAGCGATCCCTGTGACGGCCGCACGCAGGGCACGCAGGGAATGTTCGATTCGTTGCCGTATCGAAACGACGCGGCGATGGTGATGCGACGCCTGATCCGCTCGCTGCCGCGCCGCAAAGGGGTGATTGGCATCGCAACGTGCGACAAAGGATTGCCAGCGATGATGATGGCCTTGGCGGGATGCAGTGGTCTGGCCAACGTATTGGTCCCCGGCGGCGTCACGCTGCCCCCCGCAGTCGGCGAAGATGCGGGCAAAGTACAAACGATCGGTGTGCGTTATTCACGGGGCGAAATGTCCTTGGAAGAAGCCTCACTCGAAGGTTGCCGAGCGTGTGGAACGCCGGGCGGAGGTTGCCAATTTTTGGGGACCGCTGCGACCAGCCAAGTCGTCGCCGAAGCCCTCGGAATGACCGTACCGCATGCGGCGCTCGCCCCCAGCGGTCAACCGATTTGGACGAAGTTGGCCCGCGATTCGGCGGAAGCTTCCCGGCAAATGGTGCTGCGTGGGCAAACCCTTCGTGACGTGTTGACCGACGATGCGATCTATAACGCGATGTTGATTCACGCGGCGGTCGGCGGCAGCACGAACTTGCTGCTGCACATTCCCGCGATCGCTGCCGCGGCAGGATTGAAGCGTCCCGATGCCGCCGCGTTTCGCAAGATCAACCAGTTGGTGCCTCGCTTCGTGGACTGCTTACCCAATGGTCCGGTCGGGCATCCCACGGTGCGATTGTTTTTGGCCGGCGGCGTCCCCGAAGTCGCGTGGCATTTGCGTGAATTGGGACTGCTTCGCGCCAATGCACTCACCATCACCGGTCAAACGTGGAACGAGTTAATCGACCAATGGATCACCAGCGATCGCCGCCAAATTTGTCGCGATCGACTCGCGCAAGCCGACGGTGTCGATCCCGATGAAGTGATCATTGCCCCCGCCGAGGCCACCCGTCGTGGCATGACCAGCACGGTTTGTTTTCCCAGCGGCAATCTTTGCCCCGAAGGCTCGGTTATCAAGTCGACGTCGATCGATCCAAGTGTGATCGACGAGGACAATATTTATCGCAAACGAGGTCCGGCGCGAGTATTCACGACCGAACGCGATGCCATCGCCGCGATCAAAGGACAAACCGAACCAGCGATTCAAGCGGGTGATGTGATCGTCTTGATTGGTCGCGGCCCGCTCGGCTGTGGGATGGAAGAAACGTATCAGATCACCTCGGCGCTGAAATACTTGTCGTTTGGAAAGGACGTCGCTTTGATCACGGACGCTCGTTTTTCAGGCGTCAGCACAGGGGCCTGCATTGGCCACGTTGGGCCCGAAGCGCTAGCCGGAGGACCGATTGCGAAAGTCCGCGATGGCGACCTGATCGAGATCGAGATCGACCGCGTGTCGTTGTCGGGACGGGTCGATTTAGTCCAAGCCGCCGAGGCCCCGGAATCCTCGGCCGAAGAGATCTTTGCCTCACGCCCCCCTCATCCGGGGCTCTGTGTGGAAGCGAACATGCCCGAGGACACACGTCTATGGGCAGCCCTGCAACAAGTGGGCGGCGGAACTTGGGGCGGCTGTGTTTACGATGTGGATGAGATCGTAGCGACGCTCCAAGCGGGCCTAAAAGCGAGACAGGGGCAATGA
- a CDS encoding phytoene desaturase family protein, whose translation MAKDFLKGAADEYDVVVIGSGLAGMTSANILGRAGHRVLLLEQHYKLGGLATWFLRPGGHIFDVSLHGFPHGMIKSCRRYWNRDIADRIVQLKNIRFDNPQFSLTTSFNREDFTRLLTTDFGIAPETVKEFFDTARNMNFYDDQQVTTRQLFDRFFPGRDDVVRLLMEPITYANGSTLEDPAITYGIVFSNFMSKGVFIYEGGTEDLVARMKKELESNNVDIRIRCGVDKINVKDGSVNSVEVNGRTIRCRAVVSNANLKTTVLKMLGSEVLDKDYVERTDGVRLNNSSTQVYMALKEGEEIDESGGDLFFTSTAKEFRTDLLLSRDITSRTFSFYYPRTRPEKKKDRYAIVSSTNANWSDWADLNEQDYQTSKQDLVETTIEALEKYIPGVRDKIDRAEAATPRTFNHYTRHELGASFGTKFEGLGVSRELPQQVGGMYHAGSVGIIMSGWLGAINYGVIVSNEVDQLLVSTANQH comes from the coding sequence ATGGCAAAAGATTTCCTAAAAGGTGCCGCGGACGAATATGACGTGGTCGTGATTGGCAGCGGACTTGCCGGAATGACCTCCGCGAACATTCTCGGCCGCGCCGGGCATCGCGTTTTGTTGCTCGAACAGCACTACAAACTTGGGGGATTGGCGACGTGGTTCCTACGCCCCGGCGGCCACATCTTCGATGTCTCGCTGCACGGGTTTCCTCACGGAATGATCAAGTCGTGTCGCCGTTATTGGAATCGCGACATCGCCGATCGTATTGTCCAACTGAAAAACATTCGCTTCGATAACCCTCAGTTTTCGCTCACGACAAGCTTCAATCGCGAAGACTTCACGCGATTGTTGACCACCGACTTTGGAATCGCGCCGGAGACTGTCAAGGAGTTCTTCGATACCGCGCGAAACATGAACTTTTATGACGACCAACAAGTCACGACTCGTCAATTGTTCGATCGTTTCTTTCCCGGTCGCGATGACGTCGTGCGATTGTTGATGGAACCGATCACCTATGCCAACGGTTCAACGCTCGAAGACCCCGCGATCACTTACGGGATCGTGTTTAGTAACTTCATGAGCAAGGGCGTGTTTATCTACGAAGGGGGCACCGAGGACCTCGTTGCTCGAATGAAGAAGGAACTCGAATCGAACAATGTCGACATTCGTATCCGCTGTGGCGTCGACAAAATCAACGTCAAAGACGGCAGTGTGAACTCGGTCGAAGTTAACGGTCGCACGATTCGTTGTCGCGCCGTGGTCAGTAACGCGAACCTAAAAACGACCGTGCTAAAGATGCTCGGCAGCGAAGTGCTCGACAAAGACTATGTCGAACGAACCGACGGTGTGCGGCTGAATAACAGCAGCACTCAAGTCTATATGGCGCTAAAAGAAGGGGAAGAGATCGATGAGTCGGGCGGCGATTTGTTCTTCACCAGTACGGCCAAAGAATTTCGCACCGATTTGCTGTTGAGTCGTGATATCACCAGCCGCACGTTCAGTTTCTACTATCCTCGCACGCGGCCCGAGAAAAAGAAGGATCGTTATGCGATTGTCAGCAGCACCAATGCGAACTGGTCGGACTGGGCCGATTTGAATGAACAGGACTACCAGACCAGTAAACAAGACCTCGTGGAAACGACCATCGAAGCGTTAGAGAAATATATCCCCGGAGTGCGAGACAAAATCGACCGCGCCGAAGCGGCGACCCCGCGAACGTTCAATCATTACACGCGGCATGAGTTGGGAGCCAGTTTTGGAACCAAATTCGAAGGGCTCGGCGTCAGCCGCGAATTGCCTCAACAAGTCGGTGGCATGTACCACGCCGGCAGCGTCGGGATCATCATGAGCGGATGGCTCGGGGCGATCAACTATGGGGTTATCGTCAGCAACGAAGTCGATCAATTATTGGTCAGCACGGCAAACCAACACTAG
- a CDS encoding TatD family hydrolase produces the protein MTLTLFDTHAHLNTDAFDGIVDEVITRSQEAGVVGINVVGVDVKTSRRACELAVEYPDYLFATIGIQPNSAAEAAEGDFALIEAMVNQPGVKAIGETGLDCYWDDTPLPMQHDYFDRHMQLCRDTGLPMVIHMRESGDLIVEQLRRQSSVPAGIMHSFTGDLELGKQCLEMGLHLSFAGMVTFKKSDELRAVAAMVPDDKLLIETDAPYLSPEPLRGKRPNEPARVAHTLRCLADVRNVSPERLAAITTENARRLFGLPMSS, from the coding sequence ATGACGCTTACTCTTTTCGACACTCACGCCCATCTCAATACCGATGCCTTTGATGGAATCGTTGACGAAGTGATCACGCGATCCCAGGAAGCGGGCGTCGTTGGTATCAACGTGGTCGGGGTGGATGTAAAGACCAGCCGGCGAGCGTGCGAGCTTGCCGTGGAGTATCCGGATTACTTGTTCGCCACGATCGGGATTCAGCCCAACTCGGCCGCCGAAGCCGCCGAGGGGGACTTTGCTTTGATTGAAGCGATGGTCAACCAGCCGGGCGTGAAAGCGATTGGCGAAACGGGATTGGATTGTTATTGGGACGACACGCCGTTGCCGATGCAACACGATTACTTTGATCGCCACATGCAATTGTGTCGCGACACAGGGCTGCCCATGGTGATCCATATGCGTGAAAGTGGCGACTTGATTGTCGAACAATTGCGACGGCAATCATCCGTGCCGGCAGGCATCATGCACTCGTTCACGGGCGATCTGGAGCTGGGCAAACAGTGTCTAGAGATGGGGCTGCACCTCAGCTTTGCGGGGATGGTGACGTTTAAAAAGAGCGATGAATTGCGTGCGGTCGCGGCGATGGTCCCGGATGACAAACTGCTCATCGAAACCGACGCCCCCTATCTCAGTCCCGAACCGCTGCGCGGCAAACGGCCCAACGAACCAGCTCGGGTCGCTCACACGCTTCGTTGTCTGGCCGATGTCCGCAACGTTTCCCCCGAGCGGTTGGCGGCGATCACGACCGAAAACGCTCGCCGTTTGTTCGGCTTGCCAATGTCTTCGTAG
- the fba gene encoding class II fructose-bisphosphate aldolase (catalyzes the reversible aldol condensation of dihydroxyacetonephosphate and glyceraldehyde 3-phosphate in the Calvin cycle, glycolysis, and/or gluconeogenesis) codes for MALVPLRVVLDHAAENNYGVAAFNVNNMEQIQAIMEAAEETDSPVIIQASRGARAYTQDNYLRHLMIAATELYPHIPIVMHQDHGNSPETCLSAIDNGFTSVMMDGSLEADGKTPADYDYNVRVTAEVVKAAHARGVSVEGELGCLGSLESGGGEQEDGHGAEGVLTHDQLLTDPDEAARFVAETGVDALAVAIGTSHGAYKFTKKPTGEVLAMSRIEEIHAKCPNTHLVMHGSSSVPQELQDIINQYGGEMKQTYGVPVEEIQRGIKSGVRKINVDTDCRMAITGAIRKVLTEDKSAFDPRAYLKPARTAMKDVCVARMVAFGQAGNAAKLRKTLGANA; via the coding sequence ATGGCTTTGGTTCCTCTTCGCGTTGTTCTCGATCACGCGGCTGAAAACAATTACGGCGTTGCCGCGTTCAACGTCAACAACATGGAACAGATTCAAGCGATCATGGAGGCGGCCGAAGAAACCGATTCGCCCGTGATCATCCAAGCATCGCGTGGCGCTCGTGCTTACACCCAAGACAACTACCTGCGTCACCTGATGATCGCAGCGACCGAGTTGTACCCACACATTCCGATCGTGATGCACCAAGATCACGGCAACAGCCCTGAGACTTGCTTGTCAGCGATCGACAATGGTTTCACCAGCGTGATGATGGACGGCTCGCTCGAAGCGGACGGCAAGACCCCAGCCGATTACGATTACAACGTTCGCGTGACCGCCGAAGTGGTCAAAGCCGCTCACGCTCGCGGCGTCAGCGTTGAAGGCGAACTCGGTTGCCTCGGTTCGCTCGAATCGGGTGGCGGCGAGCAAGAAGACGGTCACGGTGCCGAAGGCGTTTTGACTCACGATCAATTGTTGACCGATCCCGATGAAGCGGCTCGTTTTGTTGCCGAAACCGGCGTCGATGCATTGGCCGTTGCGATCGGCACTAGCCACGGCGCGTACAAGTTCACCAAGAAGCCCACCGGTGAAGTTTTGGCGATGAGCCGAATCGAAGAGATTCACGCAAAATGCCCTAACACTCACTTGGTCATGCACGGCAGCAGCAGCGTGCCACAAGAGCTTCAAGACATCATCAACCAGTACGGTGGTGAAATGAAGCAAACCTACGGCGTGCCCGTCGAAGAAATTCAACGCGGTATCAAGAGCGGTGTTCGCAAGATCAACGTTGACACCGATTGCCGTATGGCGATCACCGGTGCGATCCGCAAGGTATTGACCGAAGACAAGTCGGCCTTCGATCCACGCGCTTACTTGAAGCCAGCTCGCACCGCGATGAAGGACGTTTGCGTGGCACGCATGGTCGCGTTCGGCCAAGCCGGCAACGCCGCTAAGCTGCGCAAGACCCTCGGCGCGAACGCCTAA
- a CDS encoding class I adenylate-forming enzyme family protein, whose translation MHTNLLAAFDEHVQSRADSVALITWENEQRCSRSWRELASLVEATAAHLDNLFASSPALPKRIGYASSNTIDDVVLTLATARVGAIHVPISSKTSPAHQRACWDRVGGHWIDDESAASFRSAKFADDAMFAERTATLPKSPALILWTSGTSGTPKGVTLSHETLAKNAYAKLKAVPQSPTDVRLTSLPLAHAYARTCDLGTWLLSGCTLVLSYGYAGWKQLAAHVQPTLANVVPSLANRLLNEEAHSFGLGRLKILGCGGAGLTTETFHRWTERGVTVIQGYGCTETGPVICSATPHDPQPGLVGCPVDGWEIDIRDGRLFVRGDHVMLGYWDDPAATEQRIDRDGWFETGDLVEIDPRSNQFRILGRSDDVIVLNNGHKIFPASIEQRINQLPRVRHSMLTYRGGTLELWLDIESDSDPSKIEMSVHQMLANEVSWQVPDQLQFFSPPLSALQGELTTKGTICRSRILHNRFSPKA comes from the coding sequence ATGCACACGAATCTGCTCGCTGCGTTTGACGAACACGTGCAATCGCGAGCCGATTCGGTTGCCTTAATCACTTGGGAAAACGAGCAACGTTGCTCGCGATCGTGGCGTGAATTGGCATCGCTCGTCGAGGCAACTGCAGCCCATCTTGATAACCTCTTCGCGTCATCGCCTGCTTTGCCAAAACGCATCGGCTACGCCAGCAGCAACACGATCGACGATGTGGTGTTAACCCTCGCCACCGCACGCGTCGGTGCGATCCATGTTCCAATCAGCAGCAAGACCAGCCCGGCACACCAACGAGCATGTTGGGACCGCGTCGGCGGTCACTGGATCGACGACGAATCCGCGGCCTCCTTTCGCTCCGCGAAATTTGCCGATGACGCAATGTTCGCGGAGCGAACAGCGACACTTCCCAAATCGCCTGCGCTGATTCTATGGACCAGCGGCACCAGCGGGACTCCCAAAGGGGTCACGCTCTCTCACGAAACGCTCGCCAAAAACGCCTACGCGAAACTCAAAGCGGTTCCACAATCGCCCACGGACGTGCGGCTCACCAGCCTGCCACTGGCTCATGCCTACGCGCGGACCTGTGACCTCGGCACTTGGCTATTGAGTGGCTGTACCCTTGTGCTGAGCTATGGTTACGCGGGCTGGAAACAACTGGCCGCGCACGTCCAACCGACTTTGGCCAACGTCGTCCCGAGCTTGGCTAATCGGCTTCTCAATGAAGAGGCCCATTCGTTTGGTCTGGGGCGATTAAAAATTCTTGGTTGCGGCGGTGCGGGGCTCACCACCGAAACGTTCCATCGCTGGACGGAACGAGGCGTCACCGTGATTCAAGGTTACGGGTGCACCGAGACCGGCCCGGTGATTTGCAGTGCAACTCCCCACGACCCGCAGCCCGGACTTGTCGGTTGCCCCGTCGACGGCTGGGAAATCGACATTCGCGATGGACGATTGTTTGTCCGCGGCGATCACGTGATGCTCGGTTACTGGGATGATCCCGCAGCGACCGAGCAACGGATTGACCGCGATGGCTGGTTCGAAACGGGCGACCTAGTGGAGATCGATCCCCGGTCGAACCAGTTTCGAATCTTAGGTCGTAGCGATGATGTGATCGTGCTGAACAATGGCCACAAAATTTTCCCCGCGTCGATTGAACAGCGAATCAACCAACTGCCCCGCGTCCGACATTCGATGCTCACCTATCGGGGCGGCACGCTGGAATTGTGGCTTGATATTGAGAGCGACTCTGACCCCAGCAAAATCGAGATGAGTGTGCATCAAATGTTGGCGAACGAGGTGTCGTGGCAGGTCCCTGATCAGCTTCAATTCTTTTCGCCGCCGCTGAGTGCACTCCAAGGCGAGTTGACGACAAAAGGGACAATTTGCCGCAGCCGCATTCTCCATAATCGCTTCTCGCCAAAAGCATAA
- a CDS encoding nucleotide pyrophosphohydrolase: MSDETTSVNELRILVEKFVAERDWHQFHNPKNLSMSLAIEAAELMEHFQWLTLEEGAKVKLDEKRKHDAGEELADCLAYVIAIANAMEIDLSETLRAKMIRNAVKYPAP, translated from the coding sequence ATGAGCGATGAAACAACCTCGGTCAATGAACTACGAATCCTGGTCGAGAAATTTGTGGCCGAGCGAGATTGGCATCAATTCCACAACCCTAAAAATTTATCGATGTCGCTCGCGATTGAAGCGGCCGAGTTGATGGAGCATTTCCAGTGGTTGACGCTCGAAGAAGGCGCCAAAGTCAAACTGGATGAAAAACGCAAACACGACGCTGGCGAAGAACTCGCAGATTGCTTGGCTTACGTGATCGCAATCGCCAACGCGATGGAGATCGATCTGAGCGAGACGCTGCGAGCAAAAATGATCCGAAATGCGGTGAAGTACCCCGCGCCGTAA